Proteins from a genomic interval of Odontesthes bonariensis isolate fOdoBon6 chromosome 7, fOdoBon6.hap1, whole genome shotgun sequence:
- the c7h15orf40 gene encoding UPF0235 protein C15orf40 homolog codes for MLTGRWQMFCRSRVAVVGVFRCFQRSGAPALHRVPVPEFVPVPSSRLPALSRSSLPPLPGTGQQRRRFSTTRHMPKKEKAVKQVKGKSAAAGGGAAETQTSGPVAQDKSGAVTITVRAKPGAKHSGVTDVSPEAVGVSIAAPPADGEANAELIRYLAEVLDLKKTHISLEKGSRSKDKLIRVDSSLSPEEVLERLRQAAG; via the exons ATGCTAACAGGCAGGTGGCAGATGTTTTGCCGGTCCCGTGTGGCCGTTGTtggtgtttttaggtgttttcaGAGGTCTGGAGCCCCGGCTTTACACCGTGTTCCGGTACCTGAGTTTGTCCCGGTTCCCAGCAGCCGGTTACCCGCTCTGTCCCGGTCCAGCCTGCCTCCTCTGCCCGGAACCGGCCAGCAAAGAAGACGGTTCTCCACAACCAGACACATGCCTAAAAAGGAGAAGGCG GTCAAACAGGTGAAAGGGAAGTCGGCGGCGGCCGGAGGCGGAGCAGCAGAGACTCAAACGTCTGGTCCGGTGGCTCAGGACAAAAGTGGAGCCGTAACCATCACGGTGCGCGCCAAGCCCGGCGCCAAGCACAGCGGCGTCACAG ACGTTTCCCCGGAGGCGGTGGGCGTTTCCATCGCCGCGCCGCCTGCAGACGGAGAAGCAAACGCTGAGCTCATCCGCTACCTGGCAGAGGTTCTGGACCTGAAGAAGACTCACATCTCACTCGAAAAG GGCTCCAGATCCAAAGACAAACTCATCAGAGTGGACTCCTCTCTCAGTCCGGAGGAGGTGTTGGAAAGGCTGCGACAGGCTGCAGGCTGa